In the genome of Myxococcus stipitatus, one region contains:
- the gndA gene encoding NADP-dependent phosphogluconate dehydrogenase has product MSAAASAQAGAQFGVAGLGVMGAALALNISDHGFKVVGWDRDAKHVDEMNRKHGRPELQALASLEAFVASLERPRRILLMVTAGAAVDQMLERLFPLLSPGDVVMDAGNSWFQDTRRREELCKSKGFRFLGVGVSGGEEGARHGPSIMPGGPTEAYALVQPVLEAIAARTEEGLCVTHVGPDGAGHFVKMVHNGIEYADMQLLAETYDVLRRGLGLSADALADLFSKWNEGIAESFLLETTIKVLRKKDAQTGQPLVDLVLDKAGQKGTGKWTVQVALDLGVPVPSIAASLDARVLSSMKDERVAASRKLQGPSETLSAEEKAQLAQWAHDALYAARVVTYAQGMRLIQAASQEYKWNISLAEMARIWRGGCIIRAKLLTPLRESFTRQPDLPNLLVSDAFAPVLEKMAPAWRKLVGAATKVGIPVPVFSASLAYLDSYRSAELPQNLTQAQRDAFGAHTYQRRDKPEAGFVHTDWNS; this is encoded by the coding sequence ATGAGTGCGGCAGCGAGCGCCCAGGCGGGCGCGCAGTTCGGCGTGGCGGGCTTGGGGGTCATGGGCGCGGCCCTGGCCCTCAACATCTCGGACCACGGCTTCAAGGTGGTGGGGTGGGACCGGGACGCGAAGCATGTCGACGAGATGAACCGGAAGCACGGGCGCCCGGAGCTCCAGGCGCTCGCGTCGCTGGAGGCCTTCGTCGCGAGCCTGGAGCGGCCTCGGCGCATCCTGCTGATGGTGACGGCGGGCGCGGCGGTGGACCAGATGCTGGAGCGGCTGTTCCCGCTGCTCTCGCCCGGGGACGTCGTCATGGACGCGGGCAACTCCTGGTTCCAGGACACGCGCCGGCGCGAGGAGCTGTGCAAGTCGAAGGGCTTCCGGTTCCTGGGCGTGGGCGTGTCCGGCGGCGAGGAGGGCGCTCGCCACGGGCCGTCCATCATGCCGGGCGGCCCGACGGAGGCATACGCGCTGGTGCAGCCGGTGCTCGAGGCCATCGCCGCGCGCACGGAGGAGGGCCTGTGTGTCACCCACGTGGGGCCGGATGGCGCGGGCCACTTCGTGAAGATGGTGCACAACGGCATCGAGTACGCGGACATGCAGCTGCTCGCGGAGACGTACGACGTGCTGCGCCGGGGACTCGGGTTGTCCGCGGACGCGCTGGCGGACCTCTTCTCGAAGTGGAACGAGGGCATCGCCGAGTCCTTCCTGCTGGAGACCACCATCAAGGTGCTGCGCAAGAAGGACGCGCAGACGGGCCAGCCGCTCGTGGACCTGGTGCTGGACAAGGCGGGGCAGAAGGGCACGGGCAAGTGGACGGTGCAGGTGGCGCTCGACCTGGGGGTCCCGGTGCCGTCCATCGCGGCCTCGCTGGACGCGCGCGTCCTGTCCTCGATGAAGGACGAGCGCGTGGCGGCCAGCCGCAAGCTCCAGGGCCCCTCCGAGACGCTCAGCGCCGAGGAGAAGGCGCAGCTCGCGCAGTGGGCGCATGACGCGCTCTACGCGGCGCGCGTGGTGACGTACGCGCAGGGCATGCGGCTCATCCAGGCGGCGTCGCAGGAGTACAAGTGGAACATCTCCCTGGCGGAGATGGCGCGCATCTGGCGAGGCGGCTGCATCATCCGCGCGAAGCTGCTCACCCCGCTGCGTGAGTCCTTCACGCGTCAGCCGGACCTGCCGAACCTGCTGGTGTCGGACGCCTTCGCGCCGGTGCTCGAGAAGATGGCGCCCGCGTGGCGCAAGCTGGTGGGCGCGGCGACGAAGGTGGGCATCCCCGTGCCCGTGTTCAGCGCGTCGCTGGCGTACCTGGACAGCTACCGCAGCGCGGAGCTGCCGCAGAACCTGACCCAGGCCCAGCGCGATGCGTTCGGCGCGCACACGTACCAGCGCCGGGACAAGCCCGAGGCGGGGTTCGTGCACACGGACTGGAACAGCTAG
- a CDS encoding HAD-IC family P-type ATPase: MVVFLIDGQASPAVVVRHAVASRRLRLAVPGLLGDRSLGRRLERTFQTWPGIETVKAEPRSGRMLVRYAPHAPLLERLEEAPEEAASTREAAPPRKPIESPPDAEPWHSLTVDQVLHRWRTDRNGLSRAEAATRLKRYGANTVVGLKPRSRWSLLRAQVATVPMGLLMGSAAASALAGDRLEATAILAVVGLNAGIGYRIERRNESLIASWQKLEAGQAQVLRDGVVHEVPVSDLVVGDVLLVRAGDVLHADARVLEAHRLSVDEAPLTGESEPQLKGSEPVSHEAPLAERTCMLYAGTVVASGHGRAVVVATGRSMALARVRELVEETSAPPTPLSRKLEQLDRRVAVFSVGASVASGVVGLIRGRPMGQVLRGAVALGVAALPEGLPIVATAALVRSMQRLHARGMVVRRVSAAEALGGVTVICADKTGTLTRNDMRLEVLDVGGGAVDLASLRAKPEAVLEDVPTLALAAALLNSDVDVHRNGHEVIITGSSTERALVSAAHDAGLDGAALRRAFPRRRLLERSEGIHYVVSLHDAPGGGVAFIKGAPEQVVRLCSHDSGGPLDAEAQRGLLQRNKALAQAGLRVLALGWRRVDVSRGAAPEGGYTFLGFMGLRDPLREGAADTLHQARVAGIRTILLTGDQRHTAEAVARAVGLRGETLIAKELTARLSEPGGTEGDWLDRVAVLARVTPEDKMVLVRALRRRGEVVAMAGDGINDAPALKAADVGVAVGARSSDMARQMADIVMAGEDLRGIIHAVGEGRIVQDNLRRAIRFLFATNLSEMALVIGATLVGGREPLSPLQLLWLNLLTDTLPGLALALESGDPDILDRPPAPPGAPLLSRPLARRVVRDALLMAGFGATGMLLGGPPLAFGMLTGAQLGYATVCRAPHHLHGGGAPGAGRFTVLVGSAVAMQLLGLTLPPLRAVLGLPPPSPLTFGGLAAGLVLPGLLMGGARHGRRRARRDKRFFIPASLEASP; encoded by the coding sequence ATGGTGGTGTTCCTCATCGATGGGCAGGCTTCGCCCGCGGTGGTGGTGCGACACGCGGTGGCCTCGCGGCGCCTGCGGCTGGCGGTGCCGGGACTCCTGGGCGACCGCTCTCTGGGGCGGCGGCTGGAGCGCACGTTCCAGACGTGGCCCGGCATCGAGACGGTGAAGGCGGAGCCTCGGAGCGGTCGCATGTTGGTGCGCTATGCGCCCCATGCTCCGCTGCTGGAGCGACTGGAAGAGGCGCCCGAGGAAGCGGCGTCCACGCGAGAGGCCGCGCCTCCTCGCAAGCCCATCGAATCCCCTCCCGACGCGGAGCCCTGGCACTCGCTCACCGTGGACCAGGTGCTGCACCGGTGGCGGACGGACCGGAACGGACTGTCCCGAGCGGAGGCCGCGACGCGGCTCAAGCGGTACGGCGCCAACACGGTGGTGGGTCTCAAGCCGCGCTCGCGGTGGTCGCTGCTGCGTGCGCAGGTCGCCACGGTGCCCATGGGGTTGCTCATGGGCTCGGCCGCCGCCTCCGCGCTGGCGGGAGACCGGCTGGAGGCCACCGCCATCCTCGCGGTGGTGGGGCTCAACGCGGGCATCGGCTATCGCATCGAGCGGCGCAATGAGTCGCTCATCGCCTCATGGCAGAAGCTGGAGGCGGGCCAGGCCCAGGTGCTGCGCGACGGCGTGGTCCACGAGGTCCCCGTGTCGGACCTCGTGGTGGGCGACGTGCTCCTGGTGCGCGCGGGAGACGTGCTGCACGCGGATGCACGCGTGCTGGAGGCACACCGGCTCAGCGTGGATGAGGCCCCGCTCACCGGGGAGAGCGAGCCGCAGCTCAAGGGCTCCGAGCCCGTGTCACACGAGGCTCCCCTCGCCGAGCGGACCTGCATGCTCTACGCGGGCACGGTGGTGGCATCGGGACACGGCCGCGCGGTGGTGGTGGCCACGGGCAGGTCCATGGCCCTGGCGCGCGTGCGCGAGCTGGTGGAGGAGACGTCCGCTCCTCCCACGCCCTTGTCGCGCAAGCTGGAGCAGCTGGACCGGCGCGTGGCGGTGTTCTCGGTGGGCGCCAGTGTGGCGTCCGGTGTGGTGGGCCTGATTCGCGGACGGCCGATGGGGCAGGTGCTGCGCGGCGCGGTGGCGCTCGGTGTGGCGGCCTTGCCGGAGGGGCTGCCCATTGTCGCGACCGCGGCGCTGGTGCGCTCGATGCAACGCCTGCACGCGCGCGGCATGGTGGTGCGCCGGGTCTCCGCTGCGGAGGCCCTGGGCGGTGTCACCGTCATCTGCGCGGACAAGACGGGGACGCTGACTCGCAACGACATGCGGCTGGAGGTCCTGGACGTGGGCGGTGGCGCGGTGGACCTCGCGTCGCTGCGCGCGAAGCCGGAGGCGGTGCTGGAGGATGTCCCCACGCTGGCGCTGGCGGCGGCGCTGCTCAACAGCGACGTGGATGTCCACCGCAACGGGCACGAGGTCATCATCACGGGCAGCTCCACCGAGCGGGCCTTGGTGTCCGCGGCCCATGACGCGGGACTGGATGGGGCGGCGCTGCGACGTGCCTTCCCTCGACGCAGGCTCCTGGAGCGCTCGGAGGGCATCCACTACGTGGTGAGCCTGCACGACGCCCCCGGAGGCGGTGTGGCCTTCATCAAGGGCGCACCCGAGCAGGTGGTGCGGCTGTGTTCGCACGATTCAGGAGGGCCGCTCGACGCGGAGGCACAGCGGGGATTGCTCCAGCGCAACAAGGCCCTGGCGCAGGCGGGGCTGCGAGTGCTGGCACTCGGCTGGCGGCGGGTGGACGTGTCGCGCGGCGCCGCACCGGAAGGGGGTTACACCTTCCTGGGCTTCATGGGGTTGAGGGACCCCTTGCGAGAAGGCGCCGCGGACACGCTGCATCAGGCGCGTGTCGCGGGCATCCGGACCATCCTCCTCACGGGGGACCAGCGGCACACCGCGGAGGCAGTCGCGCGCGCGGTGGGCTTGCGAGGCGAGACGCTCATCGCGAAGGAGCTGACCGCGCGCCTGTCCGAGCCAGGAGGCACGGAGGGGGATTGGCTCGACCGGGTCGCGGTGCTCGCGAGGGTGACTCCCGAGGACAAGATGGTCCTCGTGCGCGCGCTTCGCAGGCGAGGCGAAGTGGTGGCGATGGCCGGCGATGGCATCAACGACGCTCCCGCGTTGAAGGCCGCGGACGTGGGCGTGGCGGTGGGGGCGCGCTCCAGCGACATGGCCCGGCAGATGGCGGACATCGTCATGGCGGGGGAGGACCTGCGCGGCATCATCCACGCGGTGGGCGAAGGGCGCATTGTGCAGGACAACCTGCGCCGGGCCATCCGCTTCCTCTTCGCGACCAACCTGTCGGAGATGGCGCTGGTGATAGGGGCCACGCTCGTCGGCGGCCGTGAGCCGCTGTCGCCTCTGCAGTTGCTCTGGCTCAACCTGCTGACGGACACGCTCCCGGGGCTCGCGCTCGCGCTCGAGTCGGGTGACCCGGACATCCTGGACCGTCCTCCCGCGCCCCCGGGGGCACCGCTGCTATCGAGGCCCCTGGCGCGGCGAGTGGTCCGCGATGCACTGCTGATGGCGGGCTTCGGCGCCACGGGGATGCTGCTGGGCGGACCGCCGCTGGCGTTCGGGATGCTCACGGGCGCGCAGCTCGGCTACGCCACGGTGTGCAGGGCGCCGCATCATCTCCACGGCGGTGGTGCCCCAGGTGCCGGACGCTTCACTGTGTTGGTGGGGAGCGCGGTGGCCATGCAGCTGCTGGGGCTCACCTTGCCGCCGCTGCGCGCGGTGCTGGGACTGCCTCCGCCATCACCGCTGACGTTCGGTGGCCTGGCCGCGGGGCTGGTGTTGCCCGGCCTCTTGATGGGGGGGGCTCGTCACGGACGTCGCAGGGCCCGGCGCGACAAGCGCTTCTTCATTCCTGCGTCCTTGGAGGCTTCCCCGTGA
- a CDS encoding YcjF family protein has protein sequence MELHLAEEIRKQVDEAFRKRGRVNIVIAGRSGVGKSTLINAVFHGRIADTGQGRPVTRETREYTKDGIPVSILDTRGMELGAFRETLTLLEDLVATRARDSDATRHLHCAWMCIGEDSRRVEEGDLEVARMLARHMPVIAVITKARNDQGFRAEVEKLLPIARNVMRVRALLETDDEGHTLHPRGLVELVELTMELVPEAQRNAFAAAQRVSIGQKRKRAHGIVASAAATAAVIGATPIPFADAALLVPTQVGMLAGISSVFGLPLTEAFLSTLVGSVATGLGATFSGQAIVSGLLKLMPGAGSLVGALIAASTATALTTLFGETYIAVLSTLMERRSGELPVEEDVIRAFREELTLRRATA, from the coding sequence ATGGAGCTCCATCTCGCAGAAGAGATTCGCAAGCAGGTCGACGAGGCGTTCCGCAAGCGCGGGCGCGTCAACATCGTCATCGCGGGGCGAAGCGGTGTGGGAAAGAGCACGCTCATCAACGCTGTCTTCCACGGGCGCATCGCCGACACGGGCCAGGGCCGCCCGGTCACTCGCGAGACGCGCGAGTACACGAAGGACGGCATTCCCGTGAGCATCCTGGACACCCGGGGCATGGAGCTGGGGGCGTTCCGGGAGACGCTGACACTGCTCGAGGACCTGGTGGCGACACGGGCGCGGGACTCGGATGCGACGCGGCACCTGCACTGCGCCTGGATGTGCATCGGCGAGGACTCGCGCCGCGTGGAGGAGGGAGACCTGGAGGTCGCCCGGATGCTGGCGCGGCACATGCCGGTCATCGCGGTCATCACCAAGGCGCGCAATGACCAGGGCTTCCGCGCGGAGGTGGAGAAGCTGCTTCCCATCGCCCGCAACGTCATGCGCGTGCGAGCCCTCCTGGAGACGGATGACGAAGGCCACACGCTCCATCCCCGAGGACTCGTGGAGCTGGTGGAGCTCACCATGGAGTTGGTGCCGGAGGCGCAGCGCAATGCCTTCGCCGCGGCTCAGCGCGTGAGCATCGGCCAGAAGCGCAAGCGCGCACACGGCATCGTCGCCAGCGCGGCGGCCACGGCCGCTGTCATCGGAGCCACCCCCATCCCTTTCGCCGACGCCGCCCTGCTTGTCCCCACGCAGGTCGGAATGCTGGCGGGGATTAGCAGTGTGTTCGGCCTGCCGCTCACGGAGGCGTTCCTCTCCACGCTGGTGGGCTCGGTGGCCACGGGACTGGGAGCCACCTTCTCCGGGCAGGCCATCGTGTCCGGCCTGCTCAAGCTCATGCCCGGTGCGGGCTCGCTGGTCGGAGCGCTCATCGCCGCCTCCACCGCCACCGCGCTCACCACGCTGTTCGGCGAGACCTATATCGCCGTGCTCTCGACGCTGATGGAGCGGCGCTCGGGAGAGCTCCCCGTCGAGGAGGACGTCATCCGCGCCTTCCGCGAGGAGCTGACCCTGCGCCGCGCCACGGCGTAG
- the pgl gene encoding 6-phosphogluconolactonase yields the protein MSPRPPQVVATEGLAHQAAEWMAKALQAALATKPRASLALSGGSTPGPAYRELSRLTLPWEHVDLYFVDERFVPPDHPDSNYHMVEETLVGPLRLSPSQVFRMEGEREDRDAAARDYESRLPSTLDVVLLGMGEDGHTASLFPGHPALEEKGRRVLSLVGPKPPPWRMTLTMPVLLSASSVLMLVAGGGKRDVAKRALAGDLALPAARVSNAQWMLDTAAAGR from the coding sequence ATGAGCCCGCGGCCTCCCCAGGTCGTCGCGACCGAGGGCCTCGCCCATCAGGCCGCGGAGTGGATGGCGAAGGCGCTGCAAGCGGCGCTCGCGACGAAGCCTCGCGCGAGCCTCGCGTTGTCGGGAGGAAGTACGCCGGGGCCCGCGTACCGGGAGCTCTCCCGGCTGACGCTCCCGTGGGAGCACGTGGACCTCTACTTCGTGGACGAGCGCTTCGTTCCGCCGGACCACCCGGACAGCAACTACCACATGGTGGAGGAGACCCTCGTGGGGCCGCTGCGGCTGTCTCCATCGCAGGTGTTCCGCATGGAGGGCGAGCGCGAGGACCGCGACGCAGCCGCGCGTGACTACGAGTCGCGGCTGCCTTCGACGTTGGACGTGGTGCTGCTCGGCATGGGCGAGGACGGCCACACGGCCAGCCTCTTCCCTGGGCACCCGGCGCTGGAGGAGAAGGGCCGGCGGGTCTTGTCCCTGGTGGGTCCCAAGCCTCCGCCGTGGCGGATGACCCTCACGATGCCGGTGCTGCTGTCGGCGAGCTCGGTGCTGATGCTGGTGGCGGGCGGGGGGAAGCGGGACGTGGCGAAGCGCGCGCTGGCGGGCGACCTGGCGCTCCCGGCGGCTCGCGTCTCGAATGCGCAGTGGATGTTGGACACCGCCGCCGCGGGACGGTGA
- a CDS encoding HMA2 domain-containing protein, producing the protein MARYIYVVHVLPGRVRLRLPWLREHASLANALAEGLMAVQGMDEVEVRPFTGSVLCRHDPEMLEAKDVVREVRELTGVDLVIRPGEEPPEEAALFAALETGSDVARATSRFVKGLDVDVLRATHGRVGLGVLMSMGFAAAGVAKVVTTRQLPMPDWFNLAWWAFATFTGVERTAINNTESPVRGPPPRPRTPEEKEDPESEDLPS; encoded by the coding sequence ATGGCTCGCTACATCTACGTGGTGCATGTCCTGCCCGGGCGCGTGCGCCTGCGACTGCCTTGGCTGCGTGAGCATGCCTCCCTCGCCAACGCACTCGCGGAAGGGTTGATGGCCGTGCAGGGCATGGACGAGGTGGAGGTGCGGCCCTTCACCGGAAGCGTCCTGTGTCGTCACGACCCGGAGATGCTCGAAGCGAAGGACGTGGTGCGAGAGGTGAGGGAGCTCACCGGCGTGGACCTCGTCATCCGCCCGGGTGAGGAGCCTCCCGAAGAGGCGGCCCTGTTCGCGGCGCTGGAGACAGGCAGCGACGTGGCCCGCGCCACCAGCCGCTTCGTGAAGGGACTCGACGTCGACGTGCTCCGCGCCACCCACGGACGTGTGGGGCTGGGCGTGCTCATGTCGATGGGATTCGCGGCGGCGGGGGTCGCCAAGGTCGTCACCACCCGTCAGCTCCCCATGCCGGACTGGTTCAACCTGGCCTGGTGGGCCTTCGCCACCTTCACCGGCGTGGAGCGCACGGCCATCAACAACACGGAGTCCCCGGTGCGAGGTCCACCCCCTCGCCCCCGGACACCGGAGGAGAAAGAGGACCCCGAATCCGAGGACCTCCCCTCCTGA
- the zwf gene encoding glucose-6-phosphate dehydrogenase, producing the protein MEAQGLHIETHPREGDPLLRAARPDPCTVVLFGATGDLAQRKLFPALFELARANLLPDHFAVVAFSRSQLDDEAFRRHVKEGLQKFARTQPLDEAAWQRFAPRLEGISGGYDDPASFARLRERLEKVSQREGTQGNQLYYLATPASTFPQILHGLADAGLLSREERADQKPWRRIVIEKPFGHDLESAKELNRELASVLDEKQIFRIDHYLGKETVQNILVFRFANAIFEPLWNRNHIDHVEITAAESIGVEGRAGFYDETGVIRDMVQNHLLQVLALCAMEPPVSFAAEDIRDEKNKVFRALRPVEGREVSRSVVVGQYEGYLQEKGVKPDSRTPTYVAMKLSVDSWRWEGVPFYLRAGKKLKKRMTEVSIHFKSVPIGLFAGEGATCQRLQPNVLTLRIQPQEGIALSFESKVPGEDVNIAGVTMDFNYAESFQKPVPEAYERLLLDCMRGNATLFARKDSVEQAWAYVTPILQALDSGEGGTVHTYAPGTTGPQAAAALLARDGRRWTQL; encoded by the coding sequence ATGGAAGCGCAGGGCCTGCACATCGAAACGCATCCTCGAGAGGGAGACCCCCTGCTGCGCGCCGCGCGCCCGGACCCGTGCACCGTGGTGCTCTTCGGCGCGACGGGAGACCTGGCGCAGCGCAAGCTGTTCCCCGCCCTCTTCGAGCTGGCGCGCGCCAACCTCCTGCCGGACCACTTCGCCGTCGTCGCCTTCAGCCGCTCGCAGCTCGACGACGAGGCCTTCCGCCGCCACGTGAAGGAGGGCCTCCAGAAGTTCGCGCGCACCCAGCCGCTCGACGAGGCCGCCTGGCAGCGCTTCGCGCCGCGCCTCGAGGGCATCTCCGGCGGCTACGACGACCCCGCCTCCTTCGCCCGCCTGCGGGAGCGACTGGAGAAGGTCTCCCAGCGCGAGGGCACCCAGGGCAACCAGCTCTACTACCTGGCCACGCCCGCCTCCACCTTCCCCCAGATTCTCCACGGCCTGGCCGACGCGGGACTCCTCTCGCGCGAGGAGCGCGCCGACCAGAAGCCCTGGCGGCGCATCGTCATCGAGAAGCCCTTCGGGCATGACCTGGAGAGCGCCAAGGAGCTCAACCGCGAGCTCGCCTCCGTCCTCGACGAGAAGCAGATCTTCCGCATCGACCACTACCTGGGCAAGGAGACCGTCCAGAACATCCTGGTCTTCCGCTTCGCCAACGCCATCTTCGAGCCGCTGTGGAATCGCAACCACATCGACCATGTGGAGATCACCGCGGCGGAGTCCATCGGCGTGGAGGGCCGCGCGGGCTTCTACGACGAGACGGGCGTCATCCGGGACATGGTGCAGAACCACCTCCTTCAAGTCCTGGCCCTGTGCGCCATGGAGCCCCCCGTGTCCTTCGCCGCGGAGGACATCCGCGACGAGAAGAACAAGGTGTTCCGCGCCCTGCGCCCCGTCGAGGGCCGCGAGGTGTCCCGCTCCGTCGTCGTGGGCCAGTACGAGGGCTACCTCCAGGAGAAGGGCGTGAAGCCCGACTCGCGCACGCCCACCTATGTCGCCATGAAGCTCAGCGTGGACTCGTGGCGCTGGGAGGGCGTGCCCTTCTACCTGCGCGCGGGCAAGAAGCTGAAGAAGCGCATGACGGAGGTGTCCATCCACTTCAAGTCCGTGCCCATCGGCCTGTTCGCCGGCGAGGGCGCCACGTGCCAGCGACTCCAGCCCAACGTGCTCACGCTGCGCATCCAGCCGCAGGAGGGCATCGCCCTCTCCTTCGAGTCCAAGGTCCCCGGTGAGGACGTCAACATCGCGGGCGTCACCATGGACTTCAACTACGCGGAGAGCTTCCAGAAGCCCGTGCCGGAGGCCTACGAGCGGCTCTTGCTGGACTGCATGCGCGGCAACGCCACCCTCTTCGCGCGCAAGGACAGCGTGGAGCAGGCGTGGGCCTACGTGACGCCCATCCTGCAGGCGCTGGACTCCGGCGAGGGCGGGACGGTGCACACCTACGCACCGGGCACCACGGGCCCGCAGGCCGCGGCCGCGCTGCTCGCTCGCGATGGGCGAAGGTGGACGCAGCTATGA
- a CDS encoding helix-turn-helix transcriptional regulator has protein sequence MAIRPLEHKLVGLILDCVDSQAGFQPALAAIASWMGGHSAHSLFMRDGRLVETHFHGATDASFSNYEVHWRHQDPRLLAAMKNPGKALSDVDVIEPDDFEASSIYNDLLMLQGVRYTLFACVSSSPGLMVGHAVMREKQAGPFGEEHVRMFSEVLPYLQNAASLRLLLEGMRHEIGDLRRTLDIVPGAVAVLDEAAHLICANTAAEHLLSKADGLQVKSQKLTADRAGEAQRLTATVARSAAFSEATPHASSEVPVHSPVKVTRRNGAPLSILFVPLRPMSPLRGCAPRSARVLAVIHDPDAALLLDPQLIAGLHGLTSAESLLASALAQGKTLAEFAEQRGCSEQTARTHLKRVLEKTGTRRQAELVRMLLGSAALHLANAR, from the coding sequence ATGGCGATTCGGCCTCTCGAGCACAAGCTGGTCGGGCTCATTCTGGACTGCGTGGACTCCCAGGCCGGATTTCAACCGGCGCTCGCGGCCATCGCCTCCTGGATGGGTGGGCATTCGGCCCATTCGCTGTTCATGCGAGATGGGCGCCTCGTCGAGACCCACTTCCATGGGGCGACGGACGCCAGCTTCTCCAACTACGAGGTCCATTGGAGACATCAGGACCCTCGCCTCCTGGCCGCCATGAAGAACCCAGGCAAGGCCCTGTCGGATGTGGACGTCATCGAGCCCGACGACTTCGAGGCCTCGTCCATCTACAACGACCTGCTGATGTTGCAGGGCGTGCGCTACACCCTGTTTGCGTGTGTCTCTTCATCGCCGGGGCTCATGGTGGGCCATGCCGTGATGCGTGAGAAGCAGGCCGGGCCGTTCGGGGAAGAGCATGTCCGGATGTTCTCCGAGGTGCTGCCCTACCTTCAGAATGCGGCCTCCCTGAGGCTCCTCCTGGAGGGCATGCGGCATGAAATCGGCGATTTGCGGCGGACGCTCGACATCGTCCCAGGGGCGGTAGCGGTCCTGGACGAAGCCGCGCATCTCATCTGCGCCAACACCGCCGCGGAGCACCTGCTCTCCAAGGCGGATGGCCTTCAGGTGAAGAGCCAGAAGCTGACCGCGGACCGCGCGGGAGAGGCCCAGCGGCTGACCGCGACTGTCGCCCGGTCCGCGGCCTTCAGCGAGGCCACCCCACACGCCTCCTCGGAAGTGCCTGTCCATTCGCCGGTCAAGGTGACGCGGCGGAATGGAGCGCCTCTCAGCATCTTGTTCGTGCCGCTGCGGCCGATGAGTCCCCTCCGGGGATGTGCTCCTCGCTCAGCGCGCGTCCTCGCCGTCATCCACGACCCTGATGCCGCGTTGCTGCTGGACCCCCAGTTGATTGCAGGTCTCCACGGCCTGACCTCCGCCGAGTCCCTGTTGGCCTCCGCGCTCGCGCAAGGCAAGACGCTGGCTGAGTTTGCCGAGCAGCGGGGCTGCTCCGAGCAGACCGCTCGAACACACCTGAAGCGGGTCCTCGAGAAGACCGGCACACGTCGGCAGGCGGAATTGGTTCGCATGCTCCTGGGGAGCGCGGCGCTTCACCTCGCCAACGCGCGTTGA